One window of Atribacter laminatus genomic DNA carries:
- the rimO gene encoding 30S ribosomal protein S12 methylthiotransferase RimO has translation MKSFSFVSLGCDKNLVDSEVVIGKLLSSEYTKITSPEAADLIVINTCCFIDEAIQETEFWIDRLVQIKRDNPGKTLVVMGCYPQRYGKQLSSKYPEVDFWIGVNDFPFINEILTQKAPNQVFINKPLYLYDESTERLLSTPSHYAYVKITEGCNHRCSYCVIPSIRGKQRSRQINSIQKEALQLVDQGVKEIILIGQDIGHFGLDWSGKKELANLLHALDHSLPNRTWIRLLYLSPDSIDNRLIETIAASEKICKYLDVPLQHVHPLILQNMNRSSNIKKTLENLNTLRQTIPDLFLRTTMMVGFPGETDAIFNQMVSVIKSFRFERLGCFIYSPQSGTPASQLTYQVEDEIKQARYQNIMKIQKKIANDFHRSLVGKTLEVILDQGPLPKKPSIFLGRTYGDAPDVDGHIKVKVNKNSKTIRSGDILRVTVSKSTAYDLEGIYS, from the coding sequence ATGAAGAGTTTCTCCTTCGTTTCACTCGGGTGCGATAAAAACCTGGTGGATTCCGAGGTGGTAATTGGAAAGCTTCTTTCTTCCGAATACACCAAGATAACCAGTCCAGAAGCGGCCGACTTAATAGTGATCAATACCTGCTGCTTTATTGATGAAGCAATCCAAGAAACTGAATTCTGGATCGACCGTCTCGTTCAGATAAAAAGAGATAATCCTGGGAAGACTCTTGTAGTTATGGGTTGTTATCCACAGCGTTATGGAAAGCAATTATCCTCAAAATACCCTGAAGTTGATTTTTGGATTGGTGTCAACGACTTTCCCTTTATTAATGAAATCCTCACTCAAAAAGCTCCAAACCAAGTATTCATTAATAAGCCTCTCTATCTTTATGATGAATCAACTGAACGACTTCTTTCAACTCCATCTCATTATGCCTATGTAAAAATTACCGAGGGTTGCAATCATCGCTGTAGTTACTGTGTCATTCCATCCATTCGTGGGAAACAGAGAAGTCGTCAGATCAATTCTATTCAAAAAGAAGCTCTCCAATTGGTTGATCAAGGCGTAAAAGAAATCATCCTCATCGGCCAAGATATTGGTCATTTTGGTTTAGATTGGTCAGGTAAGAAAGAACTTGCCAACCTCCTTCATGCTTTGGATCACTCTCTTCCTAATAGAACCTGGATTCGTCTTCTCTATCTTTCTCCGGACAGCATCGATAACCGGTTAATTGAAACCATAGCCGCTTCGGAGAAAATATGTAAATATTTAGACGTCCCCTTACAGCATGTTCATCCTTTGATTCTGCAAAATATGAACCGGTCATCAAACATAAAAAAAACTTTAGAAAATTTAAACACCCTTCGCCAGACAATACCTGATTTATTTCTTCGTACCACCATGATGGTTGGATTTCCTGGAGAAACTGATGCTATCTTTAATCAAATGGTGTCGGTGATAAAATCCTTTCGATTTGAACGATTAGGATGTTTTATTTATTCTCCACAATCCGGAACGCCTGCTTCGCAATTGACGTATCAAGTCGAAGACGAGATTAAACAAGCGCGTTACCAAAATATTATGAAAATACAGAAAAAAATAGCTAATGATTTTCATCGATCTTTAGTCGGAAAGACCTTGGAGGTAATTTTGGATCAAGGTCCTCTCCCCAAAAAACCATCAATCTTTTTGGGTCGTACCTATGGTGACGCTCCTGATGTCGATGGTCATATCAAGGTAAAAGTCAATAAGAATTCAAAAACCATACGGTCGGGTGATATTTTAAGAGTAACTGTCAGCAAGAGTACTGCCTACGATCTGGAGGGAATTTATTCATGA
- a CDS encoding CinA family nicotinamide mononucleotide deamidase-related protein — protein MKSAILCIGTEITTGLVKDLNAHFLAFNLTAVGLFPKLVLFVPDHKETITKTLQFLFKDEEIQSIFITGGLGPTQDDLTREILAEFIGKKLCFVPEQWDNIIRFYQKIRHTLPPDNNKKQAFIPEGSLLLENPLGTAPGFIISFQDKKIYVIPGVPKETQYFWPIIKTHLPSNDNQFYRSEMIKACGVGESLFETKLQPILMSLPDTLQSAYLPYFGEVWFYLYSYQKNPQVIQSAENILKKIKEAWKPYLFSRWGDTLEQACGNLLIEKHLTIATAESCSGGLLSHRLTNIPGSSAYFNRGYVVYSNQAKIDTIGVPSSLITQHGAVSEEVARALAEGVREKSHADIGIGITGIAGPSGGSEQKPVGLVYIGISYSQHNQVQKYLFSGDREVIKILSTQSALTQLFFQLQRGINDER, from the coding sequence ATGAAATCGGCAATTCTCTGCATTGGAACCGAAATAACAACTGGGCTGGTAAAAGATCTCAACGCTCATTTTTTAGCTTTTAACCTTACAGCAGTTGGCCTTTTCCCCAAGTTGGTTTTGTTTGTACCCGATCATAAAGAGACAATTACCAAAACTTTACAATTTTTATTTAAGGATGAAGAAATTCAATCGATATTTATAACTGGTGGGTTAGGTCCGACCCAAGATGACCTGACTCGAGAAATATTAGCTGAATTTATAGGAAAAAAGTTATGTTTCGTACCCGAACAATGGGATAATATTATTCGATTTTACCAAAAGATTCGTCATACTCTTCCACCTGATAATAATAAAAAGCAGGCTTTTATCCCAGAAGGATCCCTTCTCTTAGAAAATCCCCTGGGAACCGCTCCTGGCTTTATTATCAGTTTTCAAGATAAAAAGATATATGTCATACCTGGAGTACCAAAAGAAACCCAGTACTTTTGGCCGATCATTAAGACCCATCTCCCCTCAAATGATAATCAGTTTTATCGAAGTGAGATGATAAAAGCTTGTGGAGTGGGGGAGTCGCTATTTGAAACCAAACTCCAGCCTATTTTAATGTCTCTACCGGATACCTTACAATCGGCATATCTACCCTATTTTGGAGAGGTATGGTTTTACCTCTATTCTTATCAAAAAAATCCTCAGGTTATTCAAAGTGCTGAAAACATCCTTAAAAAAATCAAGGAAGCATGGAAGCCCTATCTCTTTTCTCGGTGGGGGGATACTCTTGAACAGGCTTGTGGAAATCTTCTCATTGAAAAACACTTAACCATTGCTACTGCAGAATCTTGTAGCGGGGGGTTATTGAGCCATCGCTTAACCAATATTCCCGGAAGTTCAGCCTATTTTAATCGTGGATATGTAGTCTATAGTAACCAAGCCAAAATTGATACAATCGGTGTGCCTTCATCATTGATTACTCAGCATGGAGCTGTATCAGAAGAAGTCGCTCGAGCTTTGGCTGAAGGAGTAAGAGAAAAATCTCATGCCGATATTGGAATTGGAATCACTGGCATTGCTGGTCCTTCAGGCGGCTCAGAACAAAAACCGGTTGGATTAGTTTACATAGGAATATCCTATTCTCAGCACAATCAGGTTCAGAAATATCTCTTTTCCGGTGACCGAGAAGTAATCAAAATCCTCTCGACACAAAGTGCACTTACCCAATTGTTTTTTCAGCTCCAAAGGGGTATAAATGATGAACGATAA
- the thpR gene encoding RNA 2',3'-cyclic phosphodiesterase produces MMNDNPIRCFVAFDLSPETKAFISSIIEKNQAHLPQARWVRPDQIHVTLQFFAALLPSQVNQVKSIIQKLFTQVESFPSTLAEIGAFSSWNRARVIWLGFDHQSSTIMKQATQTFNQNCAKQGIAVDLTRPFSPHLTLARLKNPVSIHPQQLFQPKCYTTSIRQVSFYQSTLTPRGAMYSPLITILLKEVK; encoded by the coding sequence ATGATGAACGATAACCCAATTCGCTGTTTTGTCGCCTTTGATCTCTCACCAGAAACGAAAGCTTTTATTTCTTCAATAATTGAAAAAAATCAAGCTCATTTGCCCCAAGCTCGATGGGTACGACCCGATCAGATCCATGTCACCCTCCAATTTTTTGCTGCATTATTACCCTCTCAAGTCAATCAGGTAAAATCAATTATCCAAAAGCTCTTTACACAGGTTGAAAGTTTTCCTTCAACCTTAGCAGAAATCGGTGCATTTTCTTCATGGAATCGAGCAAGGGTTATTTGGCTTGGTTTTGATCATCAATCAAGTACAATAATGAAGCAGGCAACACAGACTTTTAACCAAAATTGTGCAAAACAAGGAATAGCAGTCGATCTAACCCGTCCTTTTTCTCCTCATCTTACTCTAGCTCGGCTTAAAAATCCGGTTTCTATTCATCCTCAACAATTGTTCCAACCAAAATGTTATACTACTTCTATCAGACAGGTATCATTTTATCAAAGCACTTTGACGCCTCGGGGAGCCATGTATTCCCCTTTGATAACCATACTGCTGAAAGAGGTGAAATAA
- the recA gene encoding recombinase RecA, which yields MTDKEDMVKQAINMIEKKYGKGAIMLLNQETMATDIEIIKTGSVLLNMALGVGGIPRGRVVEIYGPEASGKTTIALHIIAEAQKKGGIAAFIDAEHALDPTYAGKIGVQVDKLLISQPSTAEEALDIVDTLVRSGAVDTVVLDSVAALVPRAELEGTIGEQIIGLQARLMSQALRKLTGFISKTRTVAIFVNQLRETIGNIYGPSETTPGGRALKFYASVRIDVRKRDFIRIVDNEIVGTKTRVKVVKNKVASPFKEVEIELIYGEGISKEGEILTLGENTGLVKRAGSWFSFNDNRLGQGRENTRSFLKENPDIASQILIAALEKMNVDPNLVMN from the coding sequence TTGACAGATAAAGAAGATATGGTAAAACAAGCCATCAATATGATTGAAAAAAAATATGGTAAAGGCGCAATTATGCTGTTAAACCAAGAAACCATGGCAACCGATATCGAAATTATAAAAACCGGTTCGGTTCTCCTCAACATGGCTTTAGGAGTGGGTGGTATCCCTCGCGGTCGGGTAGTGGAAATATATGGACCGGAAGCTTCAGGGAAAACCACTATTGCTCTCCACATCATTGCCGAAGCCCAAAAAAAAGGTGGAATAGCAGCTTTTATTGATGCCGAACACGCGCTCGATCCTACCTATGCAGGGAAAATAGGAGTTCAAGTTGACAAACTCCTCATCTCTCAGCCGAGTACGGCCGAAGAAGCTTTGGATATCGTTGACACTTTGGTTCGGAGTGGAGCAGTGGACACGGTGGTTTTGGATTCGGTAGCCGCCTTGGTTCCACGCGCTGAGCTGGAGGGAACTATTGGAGAACAAATAATTGGACTCCAAGCCCGACTCATGTCCCAAGCATTACGAAAACTCACTGGATTTATTAGTAAAACCAGAACCGTAGCAATCTTTGTTAATCAATTAAGAGAAACCATAGGAAACATTTATGGGCCAAGTGAAACTACACCTGGTGGGCGAGCATTGAAGTTTTATGCCAGTGTACGTATTGATGTCCGAAAAAGAGACTTTATCCGCATTGTTGATAATGAAATTGTTGGAACCAAAACTCGAGTTAAAGTAGTTAAAAATAAAGTGGCTTCTCCCTTCAAAGAAGTAGAAATCGAATTGATATACGGAGAGGGGATATCTAAAGAAGGGGAAATTCTTACTCTTGGAGAAAATACCGGACTGGTAAAACGAGCTGGAAGTTGGTTTTCTTTTAATGATAATCGCTTAGGGCAAGGGCGAGAAAATACCCGGTCTTTCTTAAAAGAAAATCCAGATATTGCCAGCCAAATCTTAATCGCAGCATTAGAAAAAATGAATGTAGATCCGAATTTAGTCATGAATTAA
- a CDS encoding regulatory protein RecX, with protein MKRKLTVEERIVRLISKAWYTKKKLRGKLISEGYPENDVEEALQAFEQDGYIDDEFFMKTYLEGKRNSNPRGYWAYKTELERLGIEKDLLEQFRSIYYPPSEEVKDGIELIRKWFQQGETSRDRIIHRLSRKGFSYDIAEWSWDQFQANREGELS; from the coding sequence ATGAAGAGAAAACTGACTGTAGAAGAAAGGATTGTTCGACTAATTAGTAAAGCCTGGTATACCAAAAAAAAGCTTAGAGGGAAGTTAATATCAGAAGGATACCCGGAAAACGATGTTGAAGAAGCCCTTCAGGCTTTTGAACAAGATGGATATATCGATGATGAATTTTTTATGAAAACCTATTTGGAAGGGAAAAGAAACAGCAACCCCCGTGGTTACTGGGCTTATAAAACTGAATTGGAACGATTGGGTATCGAAAAAGATTTACTTGAACAATTTCGATCTATCTATTATCCTCCTTCCGAAGAAGTCAAAGATGGAATTGAACTGATCCGAAAATGGTTTCAACAAGGGGAAACCAGTCGTGATCGAATAATCCACCGCTTATCGCGAAAAGGGTTCAGTTATGATATTGCCGAATGGTCATGGGATCAATTTCAAGCTAATCGGGAAGGGGAGTTATCTTGA
- the rny gene encoding ribonuclease Y — protein MLLVYILIGIVVGVGLGFKTGMAFKLKQMQQKKEDVEQKIQEMLQDANREAETIKKEALLSSKEQVIREKQALEEEIRKKRKDLQGFEARLLRREEMLERRSEQIEKRDNHLQKITEDAEKMLIEVEEMKAKEVEELARIGGLTIEDAREELLDRLEKTLAFETGLKIKEAEENAKKEAEKNARHIVVQAVQRYAAEYTAENTVSIVSLPNDDMKGRIIGREGRNIRTFEMMTGVDLIIDDTPEAVIISSFDPIRREIARIALEKLILDGRIHPARIEELIERAKTQVEEKIIQEGEQALFDTGMKNVNSDLVKLLGKLYYRTSYGQNVLQHSKEVTHFAGIMASELGINVNLAKRAGLLHDIGKSLDHEIEGPHAKIGAELAERYGEKWEIVHAIEAHHNDIEPQTIEAVLIQAADAISASRPGARRESLEAYIKRLEQLEKISNSFDGVEKSYAIQAGREVRIIVKPEKVDDALSAKLAYDIVKKIEKELEYPGQIKVTVIRETRAVEYAK, from the coding sequence ATGTTGCTTGTATATATATTAATAGGTATTGTGGTCGGAGTCGGGTTAGGATTTAAAACCGGCATGGCTTTTAAGCTGAAACAGATGCAACAGAAAAAAGAAGATGTGGAGCAAAAAATCCAAGAAATGCTTCAAGATGCCAATCGTGAAGCCGAAACAATAAAAAAAGAGGCCTTACTGAGCTCTAAAGAACAAGTTATTCGAGAAAAACAAGCCTTAGAAGAAGAAATAAGGAAAAAAAGAAAAGATTTACAGGGTTTTGAGGCCCGCTTGTTGAGAAGAGAAGAAATGTTAGAAAGGCGAAGCGAGCAGATTGAAAAAAGAGATAATCATCTTCAAAAAATCACAGAAGACGCAGAAAAAATGCTTATAGAAGTGGAAGAAATGAAGGCAAAAGAAGTGGAAGAACTGGCTCGAATTGGCGGATTAACCATTGAAGATGCCCGTGAAGAATTGCTGGATCGGTTAGAAAAAACTCTGGCGTTTGAAACCGGCTTAAAAATAAAAGAAGCGGAAGAAAACGCGAAGAAAGAAGCGGAAAAAAACGCTCGTCATATCGTTGTTCAAGCAGTGCAGCGATACGCTGCTGAATACACCGCAGAAAACACTGTCTCAATTGTTAGTTTACCGAATGATGACATGAAAGGACGCATAATCGGTAGAGAAGGAAGAAATATTCGGACTTTTGAAATGATGACTGGAGTTGATCTCATTATCGACGATACTCCTGAAGCAGTTATCATTTCTTCCTTTGATCCTATCCGTCGTGAAATTGCTCGTATTGCTTTGGAAAAACTAATCTTAGATGGTCGTATTCACCCAGCGCGGATCGAAGAGCTTATTGAACGAGCAAAAACCCAGGTTGAAGAAAAAATAATCCAAGAGGGTGAGCAGGCTCTTTTTGACACTGGGATGAAAAATGTCAATTCTGATTTGGTAAAGCTTTTAGGAAAGCTTTACTATCGAACCAGCTATGGGCAAAATGTACTCCAACACTCTAAAGAAGTAACCCATTTCGCCGGGATTATGGCTTCTGAACTGGGAATAAATGTCAATCTTGCTAAAAGAGCTGGTCTGCTTCATGATATTGGGAAGTCTTTGGATCATGAAATCGAAGGACCGCATGCCAAAATCGGAGCTGAATTAGCAGAACGTTATGGCGAAAAATGGGAAATCGTTCATGCCATAGAAGCACATCATAACGACATCGAACCACAAACCATTGAAGCTGTTTTGATTCAAGCTGCTGATGCCATATCAGCTTCAAGACCAGGAGCTCGTCGGGAAAGCTTAGAAGCCTATATCAAAAGGTTGGAGCAATTGGAAAAAATATCTAATTCTTTTGATGGTGTTGAGAAATCCTATGCCATTCAGGCAGGCCGAGAAGTTCGAATTATTGTCAAGCCCGAGAAAGTGGACGATGCTCTTTCAGCAAAGTTAGCTTATGATATCGTCAAGAAAATCGAAAAAGAGCTTGAATATCCAGGCCAAATTAAAGTTACTGTCATTCGTGAGACCCGAGCTGTAGAGTATGCCAAGTAG
- a CDS encoding TIGR00282 family metallophosphoesterase: MRFLIIGDVIGKPGRKIVGEKIKAIRKSQNIDAVIVNGENSAGGLGITPETTEELLGFGIDVITTGNHIWDKKEILPYIDSQLRLLRPLNYPPGVPGNGSVILKNNQRKWAVLNLSGRVFMSPLDCPFQALDKELEIIKKETNIILVDFHAEATSEKIAFGWYCDGRVSCVVGTHTHVVTADEKILPSGTAYITDIGMTGAHHSVIGIETKQILSRFLTQIPVRYTVAKENIILNGVIVEVDDQTGKSVSITRFSLS; the protein is encoded by the coding sequence TTGAGATTTCTCATCATAGGAGATGTTATCGGAAAACCGGGTCGAAAAATAGTTGGAGAAAAAATTAAAGCTATAAGAAAGTCTCAGAATATCGACGCAGTAATCGTTAATGGTGAAAATTCAGCTGGAGGGCTGGGTATCACCCCCGAAACAACCGAGGAATTACTTGGATTTGGAATAGACGTAATTACCACTGGTAATCACATCTGGGATAAAAAAGAGATCCTTCCTTATATTGATAGTCAATTGAGGTTATTACGTCCTTTGAATTATCCACCTGGTGTTCCAGGAAATGGATCGGTTATTCTTAAAAATAACCAAAGAAAATGGGCAGTCCTCAATTTAAGCGGTCGGGTTTTTATGTCACCACTGGATTGTCCTTTTCAAGCCCTTGATAAAGAATTAGAAATAATAAAAAAAGAAACCAATATTATTCTGGTTGATTTTCATGCTGAGGCAACATCAGAAAAAATTGCTTTTGGATGGTATTGTGACGGCCGGGTTTCTTGTGTCGTTGGAACACATACCCATGTAGTTACTGCCGACGAGAAAATACTACCCAGTGGAACCGCTTATATCACTGATATTGGTATGACTGGAGCTCATCATTCGGTAATCGGTATTGAAACCAAGCAAATATTAAGTCGCTTTTTGACCCAAATACCAGTTCGGTATACTGTTGCCAAAGAGAATATAATTCTGAACGGTGTAATTGTAGAAGTTGATGATCAAACTGGGAAATCGGTTTCCATCACACGATTTAGTTTGAGTTGA
- a CDS encoding stage V sporulation protein S, which yields MDVLKVSSKSNPNSVAGALSGIIREKQIVEIQAVGAGAVNQAIKAISIARGFLAPNGIDLVCIPAFTDIIIDGEERTAIKLIIKPWNK from the coding sequence GTGGATGTACTGAAGGTTTCTTCAAAATCGAATCCAAATTCAGTTGCAGGAGCTCTTTCTGGAATCATTCGAGAAAAACAAATAGTTGAAATACAAGCAGTAGGGGCTGGTGCTGTCAATCAAGCAATTAAAGCCATCTCTATTGCTCGTGGATTTCTTGCTCCTAATGGAATTGATCTGGTGTGTATTCCAGCCTTCACCGACATCATTATAGATGGTGAGGAAAGAACTGCTATTAAATTAATTATAAAACCTTGGAATAAGTAA
- the miaB gene encoding tRNA (N6-isopentenyl adenosine(37)-C2)-methylthiotransferase MiaB translates to MMTNTTFFIETYGCQMNKSRSEHIAQVMIQNGYQLIEDKKRADILLFNTCAVREHASEKAISNIQKTIKDLNKTSRYPIIVIFGCLSQFLKNRLVQRVPGAQIVIGTSNIDHIPQFIEEHTRKKKKILDFNLPSSSQVFDESGYLRNSSHISAYLPITYGCDNFCSYCVVPYTTGPQRSKPLRTILTDIEKIIQDGYKEIILLGQNVNSYGLDLDLKNGFEVLLQAIEQNFHNSSFWIRFLTSHPKDMRPSIVDIVKNSSIMAHYFHLPIQSGSDRILSAMNRGYTRDHYLKLAKYIRQNLPDSGIGTDMIVGFPGETERDFLDTLNIVQEVHFDQAYTYIYSSRSGTAAYQLPDHLPLAEKKKRLQFLNQTLSDIHQIKLSNWVGKKTKILIDQIEGMNSSGRTTDNQRIYLPNTNFILGQVISVVVIKTLKGKLYGELVLS, encoded by the coding sequence ATGATGACCAACACAACTTTTTTTATCGAAACCTATGGATGTCAAATGAATAAAAGCCGCAGTGAACATATTGCCCAGGTTATGATTCAAAATGGATATCAACTGATCGAAGATAAAAAAAGAGCTGATATTTTATTGTTTAATACCTGTGCCGTGCGGGAACACGCTTCAGAAAAAGCCATTAGCAATATTCAAAAAACCATTAAAGACCTTAATAAAACGTCTCGATATCCAATTATTGTAATTTTTGGTTGTTTAAGTCAATTCCTAAAAAACCGTCTCGTACAAAGAGTACCCGGAGCTCAAATAGTGATTGGAACTTCAAATATCGATCATATTCCTCAATTTATTGAAGAACATACCAGAAAAAAAAAGAAAATATTGGATTTCAACCTGCCATCATCTTCTCAGGTTTTTGACGAAAGTGGTTATCTCCGAAACTCTTCACATATATCTGCTTATTTACCTATCACATATGGCTGCGACAATTTTTGTAGTTACTGTGTTGTCCCGTATACCACCGGTCCCCAAAGAAGTAAACCATTACGGACCATCCTGACCGATATCGAGAAAATTATCCAAGATGGATACAAAGAAATCATCCTTTTAGGCCAAAATGTGAATAGCTATGGATTAGACTTAGACTTAAAAAATGGCTTTGAAGTTCTTTTACAAGCTATTGAACAAAATTTTCATAATTCATCGTTCTGGATTCGCTTTTTAACCTCTCATCCTAAAGATATGCGGCCTTCCATTGTTGACATCGTAAAGAATTCGTCTATAATGGCTCATTATTTCCATCTTCCTATTCAATCGGGTTCAGATCGTATTTTGTCTGCTATGAATCGGGGTTATACCCGAGATCATTACCTAAAATTAGCAAAGTACATCCGACAAAACCTGCCTGATTCGGGAATCGGGACCGATATGATTGTTGGTTTTCCCGGTGAAACTGAAAGGGATTTTTTGGATACTCTTAATATCGTTCAAGAAGTCCATTTTGATCAGGCTTACACCTATATTTATTCTTCCCGATCAGGAACTGCTGCTTATCAGCTTCCCGATCATCTTCCTTTGGCAGAAAAGAAAAAACGGCTTCAATTTCTTAATCAAACTCTTTCTGATATCCATCAAATAAAATTATCGAACTGGGTCGGTAAAAAAACCAAGATTTTGATTGATCAAATTGAAGGAATGAATTCTTCAGGGAGAACGACTGATAACCAAAGAATCTATCTTCCTAATACAAATTTTATTCTTGGACAAGTTATCTCAGTCGTCGTGATCAAGACTTTGAAAGGAAAACTTTATGGAGAATTGGTTCTTTCCTGA
- the miaA gene encoding tRNA (adenosine(37)-N6)-dimethylallyltransferase MiaA, whose translation MENWFFPDTSRPIPILGLVGPTASGKTDLSFLLAQKLEKVELIYADSMAIYKYLSIGTAKPTIEQRRLIPHHLIDILEPDQIWSSFRFRTEAFRFIWECLERHSLPVIIGGTGFYLKSLYEPFVPQGSPSHPRLRLIFEGYSNPQLFARLVAIDPPRASQIGKNDRKRLIRALEIYHQTNKPPTFFKKFPSKAKIPFQFIFFGLDYKKVDLKRRIIERTQYMIKEGLIQEVQDILSKGFSLNVPALNNFTYGPVVQYLQGGITIQQMEKLITIGTFQYLKRQFTWFRKAPIRWISIEGKNPDIISDEIIHTFLSYFKGGQSNE comes from the coding sequence ATGGAGAATTGGTTCTTTCCTGATACTTCGCGTCCCATACCAATCCTTGGTTTGGTTGGTCCAACCGCCAGCGGAAAAACCGATCTTTCCTTTCTTCTTGCTCAGAAATTAGAAAAGGTGGAATTGATTTATGCTGATTCTATGGCTATTTATAAATATTTAAGCATTGGTACTGCAAAACCTACAATAGAGCAGAGACGTCTAATTCCCCATCATCTAATCGATATCCTTGAGCCAGATCAAATTTGGAGTTCCTTTCGTTTTCGCACCGAGGCTTTCCGCTTTATTTGGGAATGTTTAGAAAGACATTCTCTTCCAGTTATCATTGGTGGTACCGGTTTTTACTTAAAAAGTCTATATGAGCCTTTCGTTCCTCAAGGAAGTCCCTCTCATCCCCGATTGCGACTCATTTTTGAAGGTTATTCCAACCCTCAGCTTTTTGCTCGTCTGGTAGCCATTGACCCTCCCCGTGCTTCCCAAATTGGTAAAAATGATCGGAAACGTTTGATTCGTGCTTTAGAAATTTACCACCAAACTAATAAGCCTCCAACTTTCTTCAAAAAATTTCCATCAAAAGCCAAAATCCCTTTCCAATTTATTTTTTTCGGTCTTGACTACAAGAAAGTAGATCTCAAAAGAAGAATTATTGAAAGAACTCAGTATATGATAAAAGAGGGGCTCATCCAAGAAGTCCAAGACATTTTATCAAAAGGTTTTTCTCTAAATGTTCCTGCTTTAAATAATTTTACTTATGGACCGGTAGTTCAATACCTACAAGGTGGTATAACTATCCAACAAATGGAAAAACTGATTACTATAGGAACTTTTCAATATTTAAAAAGACAATTTACTTGGTTTCGGAAAGCTCCAATTCGCTGGATTTCTATTGAGGGGAAAAATCCCGATATAATAAGTGATGAAATTATTCATACATTTTTATCCTATTTCAAAGGAGGTCAGTCAAATGAATGA
- a CDS encoding DUF1844 domain-containing protein — protein MNEKNHEKIPPQKISDLGYYFLNVLQAKAWQYLGLLVHPENGETLVDLKEAHRAIDLFELIFENLKNDFAPSIKKEMEMHLTNLQLNYVEKVKKEGEQSEKK, from the coding sequence ATGAATGAAAAGAACCATGAAAAGATACCGCCTCAAAAAATTTCTGATTTAGGGTATTACTTTTTAAATGTACTGCAGGCAAAAGCCTGGCAATATTTAGGGCTATTGGTTCATCCTGAAAACGGAGAAACGCTGGTTGATTTGAAAGAAGCTCATCGTGCCATCGATCTCTTTGAACTTATTTTTGAAAATTTAAAGAATGATTTTGCCCCATCAATCAAAAAAGAAATGGAAATGCATCTGACGAATTTACAGCTCAATTACGTGGAAAAAGTAAAAAAAGAAGGGGAACAAAGCGAAAAGAAATAA